From Glycine max cultivar Williams 82 chromosome 11, Glycine_max_v4.0, whole genome shotgun sequence, the proteins below share one genomic window:
- the LOC100799189 gene encoding uncharacterized protein, which yields MEKLIRPCDKEYMRMTMLKHQDTFKEQVYELHRLYRIQKILMKNMEARSGIEVNQRGWNLKNVISLTQNGSHNGAQKNPILNFDLESPAKEDNAESDSDGVLEITNETEIELTLGPSSYKRKIVETPLTSDSAHSLSSSSTGSCLINKTRLKTHHSSYSTVEELSGGLIGLVQVPHSTAGCQSGIRNSYDFEEQSRDERLNQPPWFFQVLNLNTT from the exons ATGGAGAAGCTTATTAGGCCTTGCGACAAAGAATACATGAGGATGACCATGCTAAAACACCAAGACACTTTCAAAGAGCAG GTGTACGAACTTCATCGTTTGTATCGGATTCAGAAGATATTGATGAAAAATATGGAAGCCAGAAGTGGTATTGAAGTAAACCAACGAGGATGGAACTTAAAAAATGTGATTAGTTTAACTCAAAATGGTAGTCATAATGGTGCACAGAAAAATCCTATATTGAACTTTGATCTTGAAAGTCCTGCTAAGGAGGACAATGCAGAATCTGACAGCGATGGAGTTCTAGAGATTACAAATGAGACTGAGATTGAGCTGACACTAGGCCCTTCAAGTTACAAACGTAAAATAGTGGAGACACCACTGACTTCAGATTCGGCACATAgcttgtcttcttcttctactgGATCTTGCCTTATAAACAAGACAAGATTGAAGACCCATCATAGCAGTTATTCAACTGTAGAAGAATTAAGTGGAGGCTTAATTGGCCTTGTCCAGGTGCCACATTCAACCGCAGGGTGCCAAAGTGGAATTAGAAACAGTTATGATTTTGAAGAACAATCAAGAGACGAGAGATTGAACCAGCCACCTTGGTTTTTTCAAGTATTGAATCTGAACACGACCTAA
- the LOC100800247 gene encoding BTB/POZ domain-containing protein SR1IP1 isoform X2 yields MMDRGQEKTVPAGCDLSLKKKELLSSAMKRTSEWIFSQEIPSDVNVQVGEASFSLHKFPLVSKCGYIRKLVSESNDADVSFIELPEVPGGAEAFELAAKFCYGINFDINVENIATLRCVAEYLEMTEDYSVGNLVGRTDAYLNEVALKTIAGAVSILHMSENLLPIAERAKLVSRCIDAIAFIACKESQFCSSARSESGSVGVVSSMASNQRPVVDWWAEDLTVLRIDIFQRVIIAMMARGFKQYAIGPILMLYAQKSLRGLDVFGKARKKIEPREEHEKRVVLETTVSLLPREKNAMSVSFLSMLLRAAIYLETTVACRLDLEKRMAMQLGQAVLDDLLIPSYSFTGDTLFDVDTVQRIMSNYLESQTGSHLVFNADDEYFSPPQSDMERVGKLMENYIAEIATDRNLPVPKFTSLAELIPEQSRPTEDGMYRAIDIFLKAHPALSDMDRKKVCSVMDCQKLSREACAHAAQNDRLPVQTVVQVLYYEQQRLRDAMNGSGSGESSVDSKLNVYSTDLHPVSNELSTLRRENEDLKLELVKLKMRLKEIENSTLKSTVNSPVVSASPSADKPPLPRRSFMSSVSKKLGRLSPFVRADGVSPFAKGRTKPNKNRRHSIS; encoded by the exons ATGATGGATCGTGGTCAAGAGAAAACCGTACCTGCTGGCTGTGACTTGTCTCTGAAGAAGAAGGAGCTTCTTTCTAGTGCCATGAAGAGAACAAGTGAATG GATTTTTTCTCAGGAGATTCCAAGTGATGTCAACGTTCAAGTTGGGGAAGCTTCCTTTTCGTTACATAAG TTTCCATTAGTCTCCAAGTGTGGATACATTAGGAAACTCGTCTCAGAATCTAATGACGCAGACGTTTCATTCATTGAACTCCCTGAAGTACCTGGTGGAGCAGAAGCATTTGAACTGGCAGCAAAATTCTGCTACGGGATAAACTTCGACATAAACGTTGAAAACATCGCTACGCTGCGCTGCGTGGCTGAGTATCTTGAGATGACAGAGGACTATTCAGTTGGAAACTTGGTGGGAAGAACCGATGCTTACTTGAATGAAGTGGCACTCAAGACCATTGCAGGTGCTGTGTCTATTTTACATATGTCAGAGAATCTCCTTCCAATAGCAGAGAGAGCAAAGTTGGTGAGTAGATGCATAGATGCCATTGCATTTATAGCATGTAAGGAAAGCCAATTCTGTTCATCTGCAAGAAGTGAGAGTGGTTCTGTGGGAGTGGTGTCTTCCATGGCATCCAACCAGAGACCAGTAGTTGACTGGTGGGCTGAAGATTTGACTGTGCTTAGAATTGACATTTTCCAAAGAGTCATAATTGCAATGATGGCAAGAGGGTTTAAACAGTATGCCATTGGCCCAATTCTAATGCTCTATGCACAGAAATCTCTACGAGGTTTG GATGTATTCGGAAAGGCAAGGAAGAAGATTGAGCCGCGAGAAGAGCATGAAAAGAGGGTTGTTTTAGAGACAACAGTGAGCCTTTTGCCAAGGGAGAAGAATGCAATGTCAGTAAGCTTTCTTTCTATGCTGCTTCGGGCAGCAATATATCTTGAGACTACAGTTGCTTGCAGGCTTGACTTGGAGAAGAGGATGGCCATGCAGTTAGGACAAGCTGTTTTAGATGATCTTCTCATTCCTTCCTATTCTTTCACTGGGGACACATTGTTTGACGTAGATACGGTGCAGAGGATAATGTCTAATTACCTAGAATCTCAAACGGGGAGCCACTTAGTCTTCAATGCAGATGATGAATACTTTTCTCCTCCACAGAGTGATATGGAGCGGGTTGGAAAACTAATGGAAAACTACATTGCTGAAATAGCCACCGACCGAAATTTACCGGTTCCTAAGTTCACCAGTTTGGCAGAATTAATTCCTGAACAGTCAAGGCCAACAGAAGATGGAATGTATAGAGCCATAGACATCTTTCTTAAG GCTCATCCTGCTCTAAGTGACATGGACAGAAAGAAAGTTTGCAGCGTGATGGACTGTCAGAAGTTATCGCGAGAGGCATGTGCACATGCTGCTCAAAATGACCGGCTACCTGTCCAAACAGTGGTTCAAGTTCTCTATTATGAACAGCAACGGCTTCGCGATGccatgaatggcagtggaagtGGGGAATCTTCGGTTGATTCCAAATTGAACGTATACTCAACTGATCTTCATCCAGTTTCAAATGAGCTCTCCACCTTACGAAGAGAAAATGAAGACCTGAAACTAGAGTTAGTGAAACTGAAAATGAGACTAAAAGAGATTGAAAATTCCACGCTTAAATCAACAGTTAATAGTCCTGTTGTAAGTGCTTCACCTTCTGCTGATAAGCCTCCTTTGCCTCGAAGATCATTCATGAGTTCAGTGTCCAAAAAACTTGGGAGGCTTTCTCCTTTTGTGCGTGCCGATGGTGTCTCGCCTTTTGCCAAAGGTCGCACAAAACCAAATAAGAATCGACGCCACTCCATTTCCTGA
- the LOC100800247 gene encoding BTB/POZ domain-containing protein SR1IP1 isoform X1, whose amino-acid sequence MMDRGQEKTVPAGCDLSLKKKELLSSAMKRTSEWIFSQEIPSDVNVQVGEASFSLHKVANQFKYDSLFPLVSKCGYIRKLVSESNDADVSFIELPEVPGGAEAFELAAKFCYGINFDINVENIATLRCVAEYLEMTEDYSVGNLVGRTDAYLNEVALKTIAGAVSILHMSENLLPIAERAKLVSRCIDAIAFIACKESQFCSSARSESGSVGVVSSMASNQRPVVDWWAEDLTVLRIDIFQRVIIAMMARGFKQYAIGPILMLYAQKSLRGLDVFGKARKKIEPREEHEKRVVLETTVSLLPREKNAMSVSFLSMLLRAAIYLETTVACRLDLEKRMAMQLGQAVLDDLLIPSYSFTGDTLFDVDTVQRIMSNYLESQTGSHLVFNADDEYFSPPQSDMERVGKLMENYIAEIATDRNLPVPKFTSLAELIPEQSRPTEDGMYRAIDIFLKAHPALSDMDRKKVCSVMDCQKLSREACAHAAQNDRLPVQTVVQVLYYEQQRLRDAMNGSGSGESSVDSKLNVYSTDLHPVSNELSTLRRENEDLKLELVKLKMRLKEIENSTLKSTVNSPVVSASPSADKPPLPRRSFMSSVSKKLGRLSPFVRADGVSPFAKGRTKPNKNRRHSIS is encoded by the exons ATGATGGATCGTGGTCAAGAGAAAACCGTACCTGCTGGCTGTGACTTGTCTCTGAAGAAGAAGGAGCTTCTTTCTAGTGCCATGAAGAGAACAAGTGAATG GATTTTTTCTCAGGAGATTCCAAGTGATGTCAACGTTCAAGTTGGGGAAGCTTCCTTTTCGTTACATAAGGTAGCGAACCAATTCAAATACGACTCTTTG TTTCCATTAGTCTCCAAGTGTGGATACATTAGGAAACTCGTCTCAGAATCTAATGACGCAGACGTTTCATTCATTGAACTCCCTGAAGTACCTGGTGGAGCAGAAGCATTTGAACTGGCAGCAAAATTCTGCTACGGGATAAACTTCGACATAAACGTTGAAAACATCGCTACGCTGCGCTGCGTGGCTGAGTATCTTGAGATGACAGAGGACTATTCAGTTGGAAACTTGGTGGGAAGAACCGATGCTTACTTGAATGAAGTGGCACTCAAGACCATTGCAGGTGCTGTGTCTATTTTACATATGTCAGAGAATCTCCTTCCAATAGCAGAGAGAGCAAAGTTGGTGAGTAGATGCATAGATGCCATTGCATTTATAGCATGTAAGGAAAGCCAATTCTGTTCATCTGCAAGAAGTGAGAGTGGTTCTGTGGGAGTGGTGTCTTCCATGGCATCCAACCAGAGACCAGTAGTTGACTGGTGGGCTGAAGATTTGACTGTGCTTAGAATTGACATTTTCCAAAGAGTCATAATTGCAATGATGGCAAGAGGGTTTAAACAGTATGCCATTGGCCCAATTCTAATGCTCTATGCACAGAAATCTCTACGAGGTTTG GATGTATTCGGAAAGGCAAGGAAGAAGATTGAGCCGCGAGAAGAGCATGAAAAGAGGGTTGTTTTAGAGACAACAGTGAGCCTTTTGCCAAGGGAGAAGAATGCAATGTCAGTAAGCTTTCTTTCTATGCTGCTTCGGGCAGCAATATATCTTGAGACTACAGTTGCTTGCAGGCTTGACTTGGAGAAGAGGATGGCCATGCAGTTAGGACAAGCTGTTTTAGATGATCTTCTCATTCCTTCCTATTCTTTCACTGGGGACACATTGTTTGACGTAGATACGGTGCAGAGGATAATGTCTAATTACCTAGAATCTCAAACGGGGAGCCACTTAGTCTTCAATGCAGATGATGAATACTTTTCTCCTCCACAGAGTGATATGGAGCGGGTTGGAAAACTAATGGAAAACTACATTGCTGAAATAGCCACCGACCGAAATTTACCGGTTCCTAAGTTCACCAGTTTGGCAGAATTAATTCCTGAACAGTCAAGGCCAACAGAAGATGGAATGTATAGAGCCATAGACATCTTTCTTAAG GCTCATCCTGCTCTAAGTGACATGGACAGAAAGAAAGTTTGCAGCGTGATGGACTGTCAGAAGTTATCGCGAGAGGCATGTGCACATGCTGCTCAAAATGACCGGCTACCTGTCCAAACAGTGGTTCAAGTTCTCTATTATGAACAGCAACGGCTTCGCGATGccatgaatggcagtggaagtGGGGAATCTTCGGTTGATTCCAAATTGAACGTATACTCAACTGATCTTCATCCAGTTTCAAATGAGCTCTCCACCTTACGAAGAGAAAATGAAGACCTGAAACTAGAGTTAGTGAAACTGAAAATGAGACTAAAAGAGATTGAAAATTCCACGCTTAAATCAACAGTTAATAGTCCTGTTGTAAGTGCTTCACCTTCTGCTGATAAGCCTCCTTTGCCTCGAAGATCATTCATGAGTTCAGTGTCCAAAAAACTTGGGAGGCTTTCTCCTTTTGTGCGTGCCGATGGTGTCTCGCCTTTTGCCAAAGGTCGCACAAAACCAAATAAGAATCGACGCCACTCCATTTCCTGA
- the LOC100809155 gene encoding ribonuclease III domain-containing protein RNC1, chloroplastic, whose translation MELSSSFLLSPKPCSSPPPNFSFSSSLSPFPIQLLIRNGNSKFPQTPPFRIIAVALEPQQDFPSGNSPQRLLKELAERKKATSPKKGPPRRFILRPPIDDNKLAERFLNSPQLSLKSFPLLSSCLPSSRLNNADKLWIDEYLLEAKQALGYSLEPSETLGDDNDNPAKQFDTLLYLAFQHPSCERTKARHVRSGHSRLSFLGQYVLELALTEFFLQRYPRESPGPMRERVFGLIGKRNLPKWIKAASLHNLVFTFDDMDKIRRTEKEGPVKSVFWALFGAIYLCFGMPEVYRVLFEVFGMDPDAEDCQPKLRRQLEDVDFVSAEFEGKLSWQDIVAYKPPADALFEHPRLFRACVPPGMHRFRGNIWDYDTRPHVMKTLGYPLEMADRIPEITEARNIELGLGLQLCFMHPSKYKFEHPRFCYERLEYVGQKIQDLVMAERLLMKHLDAPGLWLQERHRHLLMNKYCGRYLRAKHLHRVIIFDDKVQDTYEHNRRKRNPATTAVQQALHGLSYLVYGKRDVRRLMFEVFDFEQIQPKEVV comes from the exons ATGGAACTCTCTTCCTCCTTTCTACTCTCCCCAAAACCATGCTCATCCCCGCCACCTAACTTCTCTTTCTCATCCTCCCTCTCCCCATTTCCAATTCAACTCTTGATCAGAAACGGAAACTCCAAATTCCCCCAAACCCCCCCTTTCCGAATTATCGCGGTGGCCTTGGAGCCGCAACAGGACTTCCCCAGCGGGAACAGTCCCCAGCGTCTCCTCAAGGAACTCGCCGAACGCAAGAAAGCAACTTCCCCAAAGAAGGGTCCCCCAAGGAGGTTCATTCTAAGGCCCCCAATAGACGATAACAAATTAGCAGAAAGGTTTCTCAACAGCCCACAACTTTCTCTCAAATCGTTCCCTTTATTAAGTTCGTGCTTGCCTTCGTCGCGCCTCAACAATGCGGATAAATTGTGGATTGACGAGTACTTGCTCGAAGCGAAGCAAGCTCTGGGATACTCTCTGGAACCCTCGGAGACGCTCGGGGATGATAATGATAACCCCGCGAAGCAGTTCGACACGCTGCTGTACTTGGCGTTCCAGCACCCGTCGTGCGAGAGGACGAAGGCCAGGCACGTGCGGTCCGGGCATTCGAGGTTGTCTTTTCTGGGACAGTACGTGCTCGAGTTGGCGCTGACGGAGTTTTTCTTGCAGAGGTATCCGAGGGAGTCGCCGGGCCCAATGAGGGAGAGAGTGTTTGGGTTGATAGGGAAGAGGAACTTGCCTAAGTGGATTAAAGCCGCTAGCTTGCACAATTTGGTATTTACGTTTGATGATATGGATAAGATAAGGAGGACGGAGAAGGAAGGTCCTGTCAA GTCAGTATTTTGGGCTTTGTTTGGGGCTATCTATCTTTGTTTTGGTATGCCAGAAGTGTATCGTGTTCTTTTTGAAGTCTTCGGAATGGATCCAGATGCCGAAGATTGCCAACCCAAATTGCGTAGACAACTTGAAGATGTGGATTTTGTATCTGCTGAGTTTGAAGGCAAGCTAAGCTGGCAAGATATCGTTGCATATAAG CCTCCTGCAGATGCTCTGTTTGAACACCCAAGGCTATTCAGAGCTTGTGTTCCCCCAGGAATGCATCGGTTTAGGGGCAATATATGGGATTATGATACAAGACCCCATGTTATGAAAACACTTGGATATCCATTGGAAATGGCAGACAGAATCCCAGAAATTACTGAAGCCAGGAACATAGAGCTTGGACTTGGATTGCAG CTTTGTTTCATGCATCCATCGAAGTACAAATTTGAGCATCCTCGATTTTGCTATGAGAGATTAGAATACGTTGGCCAAAAGATACAG GATTTGGTGATGGCTGAAAGATTATTGATGAAGCATTTAGATGCTCCGGGGTTATGGCTACAAGAGAGGCACCGTCATCTTCTTATGAACAAGTATTGTGGAAGATATTTGAGGGCCAAACATCTCCACCGGGTTATTATATTTGATGATAAGGTTCAAGACACTTATGAGCATAACCGGAGAAAGAGAAACCCAGCCACAACAGCTGTTCAACAAGCTCTTCATGGGCTTTCGTATCTTGTTTATGGGAAGCGTGATGTGAGGCGTCTGATGTTTGAGGTTTTTGACTTTGAGCAGATCCAGCCTAAAGAAGTAGTCTAA